A region of Zeugodacus cucurbitae isolate PBARC_wt_2022May chromosome 5, idZeuCucr1.2, whole genome shotgun sequence DNA encodes the following proteins:
- the LOC105212005 gene encoding katanin p60 ATPase-containing subunit A-like 2, whose product MMREDDIRNASARRRNLLFLTQRFLADFGFYQAAEALKNEARLPAEEYELCDNIDLDSIYLEYASYYHLKFGKYPKIVRKLKPTVKVEVSSKTKSKTKNTLTHTTSATQAELPPVEPVSNPGDLELTVKKVESLSTIGSATTLVPTSSSSTTNIVGDENRTAALIRLQEIEHPAGTGTAADGLLSQQDWQNLAELVKTTIMRDELKLSWTDMCGNASAMEVVKEAVLTPLKYPQLFANGLRPWKSVLLHGPPGSGKTLLAKILYAETRNQVTFFNVTSSVVVSKWRGESEKIMRILFHMAQKHAPSVIFFDEIEGLTSRRDRPSDHESSKRFKNELLQLLDGMEQQTGGVFILASSNLPWDIDDAFLRRFEKKLLVQLPNPIERAILIGKQLPITLSVSKEQIELLVRISEHFTGDEIRLACKEIAMQIVRRATRACKPNERTEEAVPLQRAFEQIKPLSLKLMKRHLQWQEGHGS is encoded by the coding sequence atgatgcGAGAAGACGATATACGCAATGCCTCAGCGCGGCGTCGAAACTTGTTATTTCTCACACAACGGTTTCTTGCCGACTTCGGCTTCTACCAGGCGGCTGAGGCGTTAAAGAATGAAGCGCGACTGCCAGCCGAGGAATATGAGCTTTGCGACAATATCGATTTGGATAGCATTTACTTGGAGTACGCTAGCTATTATCACCTAAAATTCGGCAAGTATCCGAAGATTGTGCGTAAGCTGAAGCCAACCGTGAAAGTGGAGGTGAGTTCGAAAACTAAATCGAAGACAAAAAACACGCTGACGCACACAACGAGTGCAACGCAAGCTGAGCTGCCACCAGTCGAGCCAGTGTCAAATCCAGGTGATTTAGAATTGACTGTGAAGAAAGTGGAGAGCTTGAGCACTATTGGTAGCGCTACCACTTTAGTGCCCACTTCCAGTAGTAGTACCACCAATATTGTTGGCGATGAGAATCGCACAGCAGCGCTTATACGTTTGCAAGAGATCGAACACCCGGCTGGTACTGGCACCGCAGCTGATGGACTGCTGAGTCAGCAGGATTGGCAGAATTTGGCTGAGCTcgtgaaaacaacaataatgcgtGACGAACTGAAACTCAGCTGGACGGATATGTGTGGTAATGCGAGCGCCATGGAAGTAGTTAAGGAAGCCGTGCTCACACCGCTCAAGTACCCGCAGCTCTTTGCGAACGGGTTGCGTCCGTGGAAGTCGGTGCTGTTGCATGGTCCACCCGGTAGCGGTAAAACGCTGCTCGCGAAAATACTCTACGCCGAAACGCGCAATCAGGTGACCTTCTTCAATGTGACCAGCAGTGTGGTGGTGTCGAAGTGGCGCGGTGAGTCCGAGAAAATAATGCGTATACTCTTTCATATGGCACAAAAGCATGCGCCTTCGGTCATTTTCTTCGATGAAATCGAGGGTCTAACATCGCGTCGTGACCGCCCGAGCGATCACGAGTCATCGAAACGTTTCAAAAATGAACTGTTGCAGCTGCTAGATGGCATGGAACAGCAAACGGGTGGTGTATTTATTTTAGCGAGCAGTAATCTGCCGTGGGATATCGATGATGCCTTCCTGCGGCGTTTCGAAAAGAAGCTTTTGGTACAACTACCGAACCCTATAGAGCGCGCTATACTCATCGGCAAGCAACTGCCCATAACGCTGTCAGTTTCTAAAGAACAAATTGAGCTGTTAGTGCGCATCTCAGAGCATTTCACGGGCGATGAAATACGGTTGGCTTGTAAAGAAATTGCCATGCAAATAGTGAGACGTGCCACACGCGCTTGTAAACCCAATGAAAGGACAGAGGAAGCGGTGCCTTTGCAGCGAGCTTTCGAGCAAATCAAGCCATTGAGCCTTAAATTGATGAAACGTCACTTGCAGTGGCAAGAGGGACATGGCTCGTAA